One window of the Canis lupus familiaris isolate Mischka breed German Shepherd chromosome 29, alternate assembly UU_Cfam_GSD_1.0, whole genome shotgun sequence genome contains the following:
- the TSPYL5 gene encoding testis-specific Y-encoded-like protein 5 encodes MDTLETVQLKLETMNAQADRAYLRLSRKFGQLRLHHLERRNLLIQSIPGFWGRAFQNHPQLSSFLNSQDREALGYLNSLEVEELGLARLGYKIKFYFGRNPYFQNKVLIKEYGCGPSGQVVSRSTPIQWLPGHDLQSLSQGSPDNSRSFFGWFSNHSSIESDKIVEIINEELWPNPLQYYLMSEGARAEKGKEGRPGPARPDPEAPKPGAPESI; translated from the coding sequence ATGGACACGCTGGAGACGGTGCAGCTGAAGCTGGAGACCATGAACGCGCAGGCCGACCGGGCCTACCTGCGCCTGTCGCGCAAGTTCGGGCAGCTGCGGCTGCATCACCTGGAGCGCAGGAACCTGCTCATCCAGAGCATCCCGGGCTTCTGGGGCCGCGCCTTCCAGAACCACCCGCAGCTGTCGTCCTTCCTCAACAGCCAGGACCGGGAGGCCCTCGGCTACCTCAACAGCCTGGAGGTGGAGGAGCTCGGCCTGGCCAGGCTGGGCTACAAGATCAAGTTCTACTTCGGCCGCAACCCCTACTTCCAGAACAAGGTGCTCATCAAGGAGTACGGCTGCGGGCCCTCGGGCCAGGTGGTGTCCCGCTCCACCCCCATCCAGTGGCTGCCGGGGCACGACCTGCAGTCCCTGAGCCAGGGGAGCCCGGACAACAGCCGCAGCTTCTTTGGGTGGTTTTCCAACCACAGCTCCATCGAGTCGGACAAGATCGTGGAGATCATCAACGAGGAGCTGTGGCCCAACCCCCTGCAGTACTACCTTATGAGCGAGGGGGCCCGGGccgagaaagggaaggagggcaggccGGGCCCGGCGAGGCCGGACCCCGAGGCACCCAAGCCTGGGGCGCCCGAGTCCATCTGA